ATGGAGTGATCGATTCAAAATCATCGAAACTCCCCGACTCAAATCTTATATTTTTGTAAATATCATTTTTTGGAAAGATAAAGTAACCGTCCTCCAACTCCCTGGTGCCCACCATTTCGTTTTTGCCAAAGGAGTCCCTGCCGTATTGGAAGAAGAAGAGATGGAAAAATTAAAAGATCTTGTGGAAAATTACGGTGCACAGACCGAAGTAATAAAAAACGAAGCGCTTCAGCCTGGCAAAATAGTAAAAATTACGGAAGGACCTTTTGCCGGCAGAAAGATGGAAATCATAAAAAGAAAAAATGATGTCACTCTGATCCTTCGGTTTCCGAGCATAGACCAAGCAATCATTGCAGAGATGAGTATTGACAAAATTTCATGGGAGGAAACGGAACATTGAAAAATATATTGAAGATCGTAGAACGTGCGCTCGACGATGAGATTGCCTCCATCCAACATTTTAGAGACAACCTGGACGAACGCATTTCCGAATGCGTAGAGCTGATTTTAAATAGCAAAGGAAAAGTTGTAGTTACCGGCGTGGGTAAATCGGGAGATATTGCACAAAAAATTTCCCACACAATGTCTTCCACCGGAACAGCTGCCATATTCTTACATCCGACTGATGCGGCTCACGGAGATTCGGGCGTTGTAGGAAAAGGCGACGTGGTTCTCGCCATTGGAAAAAGCGGTGAGTCGGAAGAATTAAATTATATTTTACCCACTTTGAAAAACCTAGGTGCAAAAGTAGTAGGCATTACGGCAAATCCCAAATCCAAACTCGCGGAACTTTCCGATATTCTGATCCTTACCCCTATTTTACGGGAAGCCTGTCCGCTGGAACTAGCCCCTACTTCTTCGACTACCATTGCACTTATGCTAGGTGATGCAATAGCAATGGCACTGATGGAATTGAAAAACTTTCAAGCCGACGATTTTGCACTATACCATCCTGCCGGAAGATTGGGAAAAAGACTTTCACTACATATATCGGACGTTATGCGCAAAGACGATAAAAACGCATTCGTTACCGAACATGCAGGATTGGATGAAATCCTGAAAGAGATCACTCGTAAAGGTCTGGGTGCAACAGGTGTAGTCGACTCCGAAGGGATCTTACTCGGCCTGATCACCGACTTTGATATCAGAAAAGCACTTACCAATAAAAAATTGACCGAAGGTGTTACAGCCAAGGAAATGATGAATGTTTCTCCTTCTTACTTTTCACCGGAAGAAAAAGCTTATGATGTTTTGACAAAAATGGAAAATAGGGAACGCCCCATATCCGTTGCTCCCGTAGTTACAAAAGATAAAAAATTCGTAGGTATGGTTTCTCTACATGACTTATTGCAAAAAGGATTATAAAAATGCCAGAATCGTTTAAGATCGTTGCCACTCTTGGAGAAGATGATATTCGCCATCTTCAAAAGAAAGACACAAAAGATATTGATGTACTTGAAATTCGTTTGGATTTGTTTTCCAGAAATTATATCCAGAAAGAGATGAAAAAAAAGATCAAGTCTCTCGGCTTACCAGCCCTTTTTACATACCGACGTGCCGAAGACAGTAGCGTGAAATCTTATGTGAAATTATTTCCTGAAGATGTGGAAGGTATCCTGAAAGATTTTAATGATAATTCGAACTATCTGGATATCGAGCTTAACCGGGATGATACTATCTTCCGAAACTATGATCAACTCAATTTCAGAATTATATATTCTTATCATTCCTTTAAAAAATCAATCTATGCAAAAGAAATGAGAGATTTCATTCAAAATGCAAAGCCGGTAAAAAAGAAAAATCCCGTTTTTAAATTTGCAATCACTCCGGAAGACATTGAAGAAACCGCAGAATTTATGAATGATATCAAAATTCTTTCCAAAACAAATACTATGATAGGAATTTGTATGGGTGAAACGGGAATCTTATCACGCGTGTTTGGTGATTATTTCAAATCGTCTTATACTTATATTACGCTCGGTACGCCGAAGGCTCCGGGCCAGATTTCGATTGATACATTTAGAAAATTAAGATCCGACTTATTTAAGGGTTCTTCGACTGCAAAGGAACAGAAGGAAGAGGAGTAGATTTCGAATTTCCCGCAGGTGGCTCTTTCGGAGCCACATCATCCGAACCTTTTCTATTTATAAATTGAACGAATTTAGGATCTTTTCGAAATTCGGCAAAATCAGCTTCCGTATTCGCCATTGACCAATACTCATCTTTCAATCCACCCGCAAGTTTCAGATTCGATTTTGTGGAATTCAAATCACCTTTCTTGGCATAGATTCTAGCTAACAAAAAGTAGGCGGCGGAAGAACTCGGAACTTTTTGTAAAAGAGGGATCGCATCATCCGACTTCCCCAAGTAAAACAAGTTTTTGCCGCGGTAAAACAAATACTCTCTTGTCGTATTTACATCCGCTTCATTTTCCAAAGACGCAAAATATTTTTCCGCATTGGCCTCTTTTCCCAAAGTCGTCAAATGACGCGCCAATCTGAGGAATCCAACCTTATACTTGTCAGGTGATTTTTTCGGGTCAGGAAAATTGGATTCTAAAAACTGATGGTATTTATCAAAACTATTTTGAAATTTTGAACCGGACTTTCCCAGTTCTCCCAAACAGACAAAACGGAACATATGAGATTCCGTTTGTCCCGCAATGGCAACCGCATTATCAGCATGTTCGCTGCAAGCAACCCATTCCGATTTTTGATGATTCAATCTTGCCAAACCAAGCAAAGGAGGATCTTTCTGAACCTGTTTGAAGGCTGCTTTGTAAGATTCCTCAGCCTGCTCCAATTGATTTAGTTTTTGATAAGCAAGTCCTTCGTTCAAATAAACATAATAGAAAAATACATTGGTTTCTTTTGAGAAAGGGTTTTTTCTCGCTTTTTCGAAAGATTCGATTGCGGCTTTAGGATCGTCTTTACGAAGTTTTACGATCCCCATTTTATAATGATAGCGGGTGCGGGAAGGATCTTTTTCTAAAAGTATTTTTATATTTTCTTCGGCCAGATCGTATTTTTTTTCATCAAATAAAGCCAGAGAGTATTCCCAACGCAACTCTTCGTTGTTAGGATTGGCTGCGACCGATTTTTCCAAATCGGCGCTCGATTTTTGAGCTTCGGAACCATCTTCCAAAGAATTTTGAGACTGTTGTTTGGAATTGTCCTTTTTATCCTGGCGGTCGTCTTTTACTTTATCATCTTTTTTGGTTTCTTGCGGCTTGATGACATGCACATAACTTGTGTTTGAACCTGGATTGCCCCGGTTGCCGACAGCACGGTTGTAAATTTTTTGCATCTCTTCGTTTTTGGAATCATATTTCAAGTAACGGGAAGAGTAAGTAGCTGCAAGGTTCCAATCCTGATGATAATTGAAGAATAAAGCCAACTTGAGCAGAACTGTTTTTCTTTGGTCTTTATCTAAATTGAGTTCGGCGGCTTTTCTAAAGTTCTGAATCGACTTGGGATAATCTTTTTTATATTCATATATATAACCCATGTACATATTTCCAACCCCTTCCGAAGGATGGAGGTCGGAATATTTTGAAAACTTTTTGATCGCTTCCGAATATGCTTTTCTGGAGAACGCCTGTTTTGCTTCTTTCAGAACGGCGTCTTCACTAGCAAGAATACCAAAGGCGAAGGATAGACTTAGAATTAAGGAAATAAATTTTCCCACAAGTCCAGTATGTATGAAACTCATGGGAATGAAAGGGAATTTTTAAAAAAATTAGACCTTTGTTCTTTCTTCTTTTTGCTTCGCCAAATTGCGAGAGGCTCGCAATACAATACTCATTGTAGTGATCTGCGGATTCACCGAAAGACCTGTGGGATATACGGAAGCATCCATGACAAAGATGTTTTTATGACCATAAATTTCCAAATTTAAATCTACGGCGCCCAAGGTTTCTTCCTTTGCCGACTGAATGGAACCATGTGGATGAGCCGAACCCACGCTCAAATCCCCCGATCGGATACTTTCTTTCAATACCCAATCGAAATTGGTTTTGGAATCAACTTTAACTGGCTCTGTAAATCGTGTGAAAGGAAAAACAAGTTCCGTTGCACCGGCTGCAGCGGTGATTTCCGCAAGCGATTTCAGACCGCGTAACATATTCTGCCCGTCCGTAGGTGTTAGTTCAAAATAAACCTTTCTACGCCCGAAACTCCATTCTACTTTCGCGTTCGCTTCTCCATCGGCTCCATCCCGAACCAGAACGATTCCCGCATTGTACTTGTTATAATCCTTCATCACATCGAATTGTTGTTTTCCGTAAAATGGCACAAGGGAAGAAGCAAGAGTCGGTCGGTAAGGTGCCGCTTCCAACCAATATCCGTAACCTGTTCCGTTTTGGTTGTGACCGTCTTTGATCACAATGGATTGCGGAGGACCCTGGAACATTTTGATATCGGAATTGAATTTTCCGAAAATAGTGGAAGTAGGATGGACTTTTAAATTCCGGCCCACCCAATCGTTTCCGATTCCGCTTCTCTGCAATAAAGCGGGACCTTCAATGGCACCGGCACTTACAATCACAACCGGAGCTTTGATTTCCATAGACTCAATGATTTCCGAAGGCGACTTTTGATAAGGATCGACTGTAAATTCGGCAATCACGGTCTTGACCGATCCGTCTTTGATTTTTACGGCTCTCATATTGGAAACTACCGTAGCGCCGTGTTCTATAGCATCGGGAATCCAAGTGAGAAAAGCCGACTGTTTTGCGTTAATCGGACATCCCAGTCCACATCTGCCCAAACCGATACATCCGTTATTATTGTTTTTAAGAACGAGAGGTTTGAGGCCTAATTTTTTTCCCCCTACCCGTAATACGTTATTATTCGCATTGATCAGATTGTCCGGAACATCATGTACACCAAGCCGGGTGTGAACTTCATTGATGTATGGATCCATATCTTCTCTGGAATAACCTTTCCAACCGAAACGATTTTCCCATTCGCTTGTAACATACTCGGGAGGATAAAGGGAGGTCTGCCAATTGACTGTAGTAGATCCCCCGATGGAACGTCCTTGCAAAATAGAGATGGTTTGTTCTTCCGCGATGATGAATCCAGCGTCCCGATAAAGTCTAGATTGAGAAAGAAATTCATCCGAATT
The nucleotide sequence above comes from Leptospira kobayashii. Encoded proteins:
- a CDS encoding tetratricopeptide repeat protein; protein product: MSFIHTGLVGKFISLILSLSFAFGILASEDAVLKEAKQAFSRKAYSEAIKKFSKYSDLHPSEGVGNMYMGYIYEYKKDYPKSIQNFRKAAELNLDKDQRKTVLLKLALFFNYHQDWNLAATYSSRYLKYDSKNEEMQKIYNRAVGNRGNPGSNTSYVHVIKPQETKKDDKVKDDRQDKKDNSKQQSQNSLEDGSEAQKSSADLEKSVAANPNNEELRWEYSLALFDEKKYDLAEENIKILLEKDPSRTRYHYKMGIVKLRKDDPKAAIESFEKARKNPFSKETNVFFYYVYLNEGLAYQKLNQLEQAEESYKAAFKQVQKDPPLLGLARLNHQKSEWVACSEHADNAVAIAGQTESHMFRFVCLGELGKSGSKFQNSFDKYHQFLESNFPDPKKSPDKYKVGFLRLARHLTTLGKEANAEKYFASLENEADVNTTREYLFYRGKNLFYLGKSDDAIPLLQKVPSSSAAYFLLARIYAKKGDLNSTKSNLKLAGGLKDEYWSMANTEADFAEFRKDPKFVQFINRKGSDDVAPKEPPAGNSKSTPLPSVPLQSKNP
- a CDS encoding GMC family oxidoreductase N-terminal domain-containing protein — translated: MMGIPLHNEKIITPKKHAQIIKDNQIKNGKWSLTADVVVIGSGAGGAVAAAELAKSGWKVVLIEEGGYFTPAQFNSDEFLSQSRLYRDAGFIIAEEQTISILQGRSIGGSTTVNWQTSLYPPEYVTSEWENRFGWKGYSREDMDPYINEVHTRLGVHDVPDNLINANNNVLRVGGKKLGLKPLVLKNNNNGCIGLGRCGLGCPINAKQSAFLTWIPDAIEHGATVVSNMRAVKIKDGSVKTVIAEFTVDPYQKSPSEIIESMEIKAPVVIVSAGAIEGPALLQRSGIGNDWVGRNLKVHPTSTIFGKFNSDIKMFQGPPQSIVIKDGHNQNGTGYGYWLEAAPYRPTLASSLVPFYGKQQFDVMKDYNKYNAGIVLVRDGADGEANAKVEWSFGRRKVYFELTPTDGQNMLRGLKSLAEITAAAGATELVFPFTRFTEPVKVDSKTNFDWVLKESIRSGDLSVGSAHPHGSIQSAKEETLGAVDLNLEIYGHKNIFVMDASVYPTGLSVNPQITTMSIVLRASRNLAKQKEERTKV
- a CDS encoding type I 3-dehydroquinate dehydratase — translated: MPESFKIVATLGEDDIRHLQKKDTKDIDVLEIRLDLFSRNYIQKEMKKKIKSLGLPALFTYRRAEDSSVKSYVKLFPEDVEGILKDFNDNSNYLDIELNRDDTIFRNYDQLNFRIIYSYHSFKKSIYAKEMRDFIQNAKPVKKKNPVFKFAITPEDIEETAEFMNDIKILSKTNTMIGICMGETGILSRVFGDYFKSSYTYITLGTPKAPGQISIDTFRKLRSDLFKGSSTAKEQKEEE
- a CDS encoding UpxY family transcription antiterminator, with product MQENDPLNTQKQWFALYTNPRAEKSLSRLFKKYKIDHYLPLIKERKKWSDRFKIIETPRLKSYIFVNIIFWKDKVTVLQLPGAHHFVFAKGVPAVLEEEEMEKLKDLVENYGAQTEVIKNEALQPGKIVKITEGPFAGRKMEIIKRKNDVTLILRFPSIDQAIIAEMSIDKISWEETEH
- a CDS encoding KpsF/GutQ family sugar-phosphate isomerase, with the protein product MKNILKIVERALDDEIASIQHFRDNLDERISECVELILNSKGKVVVTGVGKSGDIAQKISHTMSSTGTAAIFLHPTDAAHGDSGVVGKGDVVLAIGKSGESEELNYILPTLKNLGAKVVGITANPKSKLAELSDILILTPILREACPLELAPTSSTTIALMLGDAIAMALMELKNFQADDFALYHPAGRLGKRLSLHISDVMRKDDKNAFVTEHAGLDEILKEITRKGLGATGVVDSEGILLGLITDFDIRKALTNKKLTEGVTAKEMMNVSPSYFSPEEKAYDVLTKMENRERPISVAPVVTKDKKFVGMVSLHDLLQKGL